From one Dermacentor andersoni chromosome 1, qqDerAnde1_hic_scaffold, whole genome shotgun sequence genomic stretch:
- the LOC140215157 gene encoding uncharacterized protein — translation MDATGLQLMQLRLANERLVAQDGRRMSVIALAFTLKSFSQLAERLFDADLCKYICTRNLNQDPLEMYFSCIRQRGGWNNNRSAAQFRHAYRQTIVHAAVLGSTNANVTAQTEGICLSRSQGQPSSNSRNSYEEQSAATVDALLEHDYVALSEYASEVVRYIGGFVVRATSKHLQCADCASLLTNDTVTSLLTFIKDNGGLIEPSRFVPAAMCAAETVLRQCTTTGDNIHKITLGAFQQFVKQHEVVLHDCTHYSEDPQHVISLTKVLQKKYITLRMKEIGRRRTEQERGAYLRHVFTKCVLFAHQ, via the exons ATGGATGCCACTGGCTTACAACTGATGCAGCTGCGACTGGCCAATGAAAGGCTCGTCGCCCAGGATGGCAGGCGAATGTCTGTGATTGCACTGGCATTCACACTGAAGAGTTTCTCCCAGCTGGCAGAAAGGCTCTTTGATGCTGACCTGTGCAA GTACATCTGCACGAGAAACCTGAACCAGGACCCCTTGGAAATGTACTTTAGTTGCATAAGGCAGAGAGGTGGCTGGAATAACAACCGATCAGCGGCGCAATTCCGGCATGCCTACAGGCAGACCATAGTACATGCAGCTGTTCTCGGCTCAACGAATGCCAACGTCACTGCACAGACTGAGGGGATATGCCTTTCAAGAAGCCAGGGGCAACCCAGCAGCAATTCGCGCAACAGCTATGAAGAGCAGTCAGCTGCAACGGTGGATGCTCTGCTCGAGCATGACTATGTTGCACTGAGCGAATATGCCAGTGAAGTAGTCCGCTACATCGGTGGCTTCGTGGTTAGGGCAACCAGCAAACACCTTCAATGTGCGGACTGTGCATCATTGCTCACCAACGACACTGTGACTAGCTTGCTCACATTCATAAAGGACAATGGTGGTCTTATAGAACCATCGCGCTTTGTGCCTGCAGCAATGTGTGCAGCGGAGACAGTGCTACGCCAATGCACCACGACAGGAGACAATATTCACAAGATAACTCTTGGGGCCTTCCAACAATTTGTGAAGCAACATGAAGTCGTGCTTCACGATTGCACACACTACTCTGAGGACCCGCAGCATGTGATAAGCCTCACAAAAGTGCTCCAAAAAAAGTATATCACTCTCCGAATGAAAGAAATCGGTAGGCGCCGCACTGAGCAGGAGCGCGGTGCATACCTCAGACATGTTTTCACAAAGTGTGTGCTATTTGCTCACCAGTGA
- the LOC140219673 gene encoding THAP domain-containing protein 3-like, translating to MSWRCAYLFCLQKHEHGRGEVSYHRFPLENPALLQKWLEAMGTPHFKPSGHHLLCSTHFKPANFRSGLRKRLLLEGAVPSQFERPNATESTHDVPRSRSHAVLAKQAFPTSPDNSPKLSSSVPATAPSTFDHDYCSRDCPETKAKRLMLTTC from the exons ATGTCCTGGCGTTGCGCTTACTTGTTTTGCTTGCAAAAGCACGAACATGGAAGGGGAGAGGTGTCGTACCACAG GTTCCCTCTGGAAAACCCAGCTCTCTTGCAGAAATGGCTTGAAGCAATGGGAACACCACATTTCAAACCTTCAGGTCACCACCTGCTGTGCTCCACACACTTCAAGCCAGCCAACTTCAGGAGTGGCCTGCGTAAACGCCTGCTGCTTGAAGGCGCTGTTCCATCGCAGTTTGAACGTCCAAATGCTACTGAAAGCACACAT GATGTGCCACGGTCCAGAAGCCATGCAGTCCTGGCCAAGCAAGCGTTCCCAACAAGCCCTGATAATTCACCAAAGCTGTCAAGCAGTGTTCCAGCTACAGCACCCAGCACCTTCGACCATGACTACTGCTCGCGAGATTGCCCGGAAACAAAAGCGAAGAGGCTGATGCTGACAACATGCTGA